A region of the Antedon mediterranea chromosome 4, ecAntMedi1.1, whole genome shotgun sequence genome:
TTTTTGCCTTTTATatgaaaattgtaaattatgtaaatttgtATGTAATAAGCAAGAGATGGGCAGAGGATTTTTTATCATGTAAATTATTGTTGTTTGGAGTATGCATATCAAAATTCATTGTTTTGCATAAATTATACttatttcttatattataaattttgcaaaatttcactttaaattacaatttcttttaagtaattaaatattttcgatccaatttttggtcagtGACAAATGTGACAtgaaataagatattaaaaaaaaaatattgtaacatTGAACAAATACATAGACAATCTTGTTTAACAACTAGTTAAATTTGACCTTAATCAAAAGAGGAAAACAAATATGTCTGCATGAGTGCAAGATTACCTTTGTGAAGAATTGGATTGTTATGAATGTATCCAATTTAATTCCTAATAATCTTGTTCTACTTAATTTCACCGTTTTTCGAAGgaactatttattttctttgcaTTTATGAGATACATTTAATCATGTCTCTGTCGTGTCCTGTATTTTAAGAAGTTTTTCTAGGCTGGtaatatgtatttataaaatCCAAAAAGTCATTCGTTAATTAAAAgttcaatgttttatttatttaactttagATTATGGAGAGCTGTGCAAAAGATATTAAGAAGATTACATTGGAACTCGGAGGGAAGTCACCTCTGATTATTTTTGCCGATTGTAATCTTGAGAATGCAGTCAAAGGAGCGATGATGGCCAATTTTATGACACAGGGAGAGGTAAATATGAATATCAGGGGCaattcctattcaggggacacttttcttGAAAATGAATGTAGggcaatatgttttaacaatagGTCAACcctgttcaggggacactcctaaaGCGGGGACTTTGTTGGGTCTCTAAAGGTGAAGAAGTCACCACACCTAACTACCCGATTGCCGTATATCTCCACATACTGCAATATTTGCCCGCAGAAGACTGAAATTACAAATCCTGATATGCCCAGAATTATAGGAATATTTCGGTAATCCAGGATCTCATGTGTATCACATGGTgactgtatcatgtaaggttaagGGTTAGGTTATGGTCTGTGATACTGggagatacatgtgaaacacatatGATCCTATATTACTGAATATTCTGTGTTACAGATGGTGCCCCTTGTCACTTCACAGTTCATCATTTTACTTCAAACAAAATTTGAAAGGAAGCTTTAACATATGAAATAACAAGACATTTATTAGAAAAGACAGATTTGCTACAATCTATCTCTTTCCTTCTAAATTCAGGGCCTTTTACGCATATTTAATTGATGAATGTCGACTCAGTAGATTAATGTTTGAACTAGCATTCCTAAAAGCCATGAAGACTTACTAGCTGTAATCAAAAATATTTGTGTAATTACATTGAAAATACCTGACCCTGTTCCAGATTCAGTGCTCTGCAATGTTGTTTTGACATAAAGGAGCCCTAAATATAAGTAGGGGGTTAGTTGGGACTAAACTTAAAAGAAGTGTCACATGACTAGTGGTTGTCACATGACTAGTTGTTGTCACATGACTAGTTGTTGTCACATGACTAGTTGTTGTCATATGACTATTGGTTGTCACATGACTATTTGTTGTCACATGACTAGTTGTTGGCCATTGTGtcatttttcttttcattggaaagtgttcccttaataagAGTGTTGACCCCTGAATATGGCATCTGCCAAAGCAGgaattatactatatatattttttaattctgtcTTGGATTCGAAACTGTTACCGTAAAATATTTATAGAATTCTGTGTTTGAAATAAAGTATGCAAAATACTTTGGATAAAAAATGATGATTGTTTTTGTGAAAGTTTATTATTCATTGGTCATATTGATATTCTTTCATCTAAAATCCATAGTGCCTGAGAGCAAATgcagtacattatttatttttaataataatcgGTTACTATCATACAATAAAAAGCATAAattcttttcaatatttttgaCGAGCCGGTATGTTCTTATATTGGCGCTTAATTGACGCAATCAATTTTGAATCAATTTATGTCGAACACAAAAAGGTTTTTGATGAGGAATTGTCAGTAAATAAAGTTAATTTTGTTTggtattattttaatgattgataGCTTAGCACCAGTTTCTGTCGCTAATGGTAGATGATCAACTGCACGTTataaattttagtttttttttgtttattaatatccATCTGCATAATAACACCCCTTGTTTTGCAGAACAGCAGCTAGGAATGAGCATTGCAACACATTACGTACATCTGATAATCATGTAAAATTATGTGAAGTGTATGTTTCTATGTCGAGTGGCCGAGCGTTAAGGCAGGGTGCTGCTTACCACAGCCATAAGATCGGCACAGTTGGCCATGCTGGTGGTCTAAAAAGTCTTCTCAAATAACTTGAATTTGAAGGTCCCATGTACGAATCTTTCGGAAGAGTAGTAAGCTACCCGGGTGTTCTTCTACATTTCATCGCTTAAGAAGTGCCGattctttcattttcatttcatttcattatttatttggtctatttaagtatatacaaaaaaaaataaatgaaattggggagaccagggtcaacctaagtgaacttaatcactgtagctgagccggttgacccaaccccaaagtcagtttacacataaaagacataaagacaaaatacagttacagcgaatcaaaatgaatatgaacttttctaatgaaggctgATGGGCTTTATAGGACTGCAGCATCTGCCAACGGTCTGGGAAGCTGGTCCCACACCACTCATAGTATCAGTATTCTTGCACaggtttaaatttttttaagttaaaaattTGGGGGGAAAATTGCCTAATTGTCAATTCTCAGCTGGATCTCAGCtgtatataaagaaaaaaaatatatcatttcaAAATTGTGCGTAAATGCCAATGCAggcgagcggtaacggtaagttgaaaaccgcgtagcttgtcccacgtgtgtaaatggtcataaggaataacatagattctatattttattaccattacctctcatctgtgtaaattgacctttATGGTGTGATGTAGGCAAAAGttatatgaaaaaaacaaatttcatgaTGCAAGTAATGAATTTTACAGGCCATTTATAGTTTCATTTTAATCCATGATTGTAACCAACTATAACCTTTTATTTCCCCAAGGTATGCTCAAACGGAACCAGAGTGTTTGTAGAACGGAGCATTAAAGATAAATTTGTAGAAAAATTATTAGCGAAAACAAAACAGATGAAGATTGGTAATCCCATGCATGAGGACACAATGGTTGGAGCAATGATTAATAAACAGCATATGGAAAAAGTCATGAGGTATATAGAGGGCGCCAAACAGCAGGTAATTATTAACACtgtgttgtattttatttatagttatatattatttttagtctACATGCATTCTGTCAGTGTGGATTGTGAGTGACTGACGATTTACTAAAACCAAACAAGAGAACTTACACCTGTTGATTGGCAAATTGTGATGTCAACCAATCAGAGAGCAAGGGCAATCAAGGGCAAAGAATTATAAATTTGCTGATTGACAGGATGTAAATAAGaccgtatttattcaaataattacaatttattgttCAGGGAGTTTTATGAGTGGGAGGGGGGAAGGgagtgatttttttttgtgtgtaatatATGTAATCAAATAAATGCCCCTAGAAATTTTAGgtcatgtcaatcaatgaattttTACTACAAGtagaaatgtgttgtaataaaatattgtgtatatatgCAGGTGGCGGGGTGTTTattcgaggaaataaataaaggcTCCGGGCCTTTATTCAAAATGCTGTTAAGcagggcatttattcaaataaatatggtagatAAAATAACGGAGATAAAGAGAAGGATAGTCCTTGCGAAATCCGCATTTGGAGAAATAGAGAATATCTTGAAGAACTGTGCGATGAGTATGGAAACCAGGTTGCATGTATTAAACTGCTACATCTATCCTGTGCTGATGTATGGAAGTGAAGCCTGGTCAATCACAACTGACCTCAGAAAAAGATTGGAAAGCTGTGAGATGTGGTTTCTAAGGAGAATGATGAGAATTCCATGGACAGATAGAGTTAGTAATGAAGATGTATTGATAAGAGCTGGAGTGTGCAGGAAACTACTGAAGGATATTAGGATTAGACAGATGAGATTCATGGGACATGTGTTGAGGAAGGAAGGTCTGAAGAACTTGGCATTAACGGGGAAAATAGAAGGAAGAAGGAGCAGGGGGAGGAAAAGAGTCACTTGGTTGGCCAGCATAGCTGAATGGATTCGGAATAGAGGCGAGAATACCAAAGAAGTGGAGTTGCTGAACATGGCAATAGACAGAGAATTGTGGCACAACATGATCGCCAAAGTCTCATGATATGGCActgagaaagagagagagagagataaaataaatgattgtattgaaaaaaaacttgttttacTAACAGGGTGCCAAGATCTTGTGCGGAGGTGAAAGGATAATTCCAACCGATACCTCTCTTTCCAACGGCTACTTCCTGAGTCCGTGTATAATGGATAATTGCACAGATGACATGACGGTAGTCAAGGAAGAAATCTTCGGAGCTGCGATGGCAGTGTTAACGTTTGACACCGAAGACGAGGTAGTACGACGTGCTAACGATACAAAGTTTGGTTTGGCTGGAGGAGTTTTTACAAGGTATTTATAGGTGTATAGGGCCTCTTCCAATTAAGGGCCACCATTGGCCGCTCCTAATTAAGGGCCAACGTTGTACAAGTTAAACCCTTTGTGTTAGATGTGCTTGTATCGGCTATTGTTATGACCTCTAGGTGCTATGCGTAACATCATCCTTGCACTAATGCACGGTCAATTTTAAATACTCTTGAAAAAAAGTCAATTTTTACATAGAAACATTTCGTTTTCATTTCACAAAACTACACGTTTTTTAAGTGGATATGATGCACATACCTGGAAACTTTGAGCATGTGCAGAAGTCTGTTGGACTCAATAGGTGTGTGGTTGCagggtgtttttaaaaataccCAAACAGATTGCtattattaaatcaaattatagtGTTCATTACACATGCTCAGAAACAGCACAGTGCTGTGGTAGCTTTCCATCGCTTTGACAAGCCACAAATGCTTCCTTACAACATTTTGGCTTCcatgttttatgttttactTTCAGCGACTTGACCCGTGGTCACCGTGTTGTGGCAAACATACAGTCAGGAACGTGTTTTATCAACAACTACAACCTGTACCCGATAGAGATGCCGTTCGGAGGATACAAACAATCTGGTCTAGGTCGGGAACTAGGAAGAAGCGCTATTGACAGCTATACACAAACTAAAATGGTTTACGTAGAAATGGGTGACGTAGACTGTccttattaatattaacagattttaaatattcaatattttcttgTAAGAAAAGAACAAAACTATATACAAAAGTGATTACAATATGCAAATGAGTACAGAACTCCACATATTCAAATTAGGTGCATGAGGATTCAGTCATACTTCGGTGGACATTTATTCAAACTTGTTGGTTATTCAGACAGAGCAGAGTTTGTTTATATGttatttatcacatttttattttgtgtgaaaataaCAAATTCTGTCAATAGTTATATTTGAATTTGTTCAATTACTCTCTCTCTCTAGTGACAATTTATCTGTGCAATTTTGTCCCGCTAACAACGTTTTCGGAACTGCAGCTGCTAAAATAATCTGACtcgtatattttaaattatgtaatcATCCTTTAGGTTGGtgtaactaaaaaataaatagaattgaTGGGGAAATGTGTGATGTTGTCATTGAAGGAGTGGGGTAAGAGGGGAGAGccataataaatttaaaataagcaagaaaataaaccaaacattattttatttggaaAAACATATTGATagacaaaaataaattgatattctTAAGTGTATAAATAGCATAAAACAAATGGTGTATAAAATACATTCAAAATTTCACAAAACATTGCTATGGTGGACTAATTTAGAAAAAGGAAAAACTTGCGATTTATTCATCATATTTATGGTACCTAGCAAGAGCGTATCCATACAATGGTAATTATGGATAGGGTGAGCGTTAATTCATGGGTGTATTCCACCTCATTAGGCTTTGGATGTGCTACTgcctaaaataatttataatataatagaaagtcattaaaagtattatataatttattcattatgtGTACTATTTTGTCTCGTtttgatgtcatataactataAGCATAATTATTgttagtttatttaaatatttgactGACATAATTTCATTGGCTACATCCACTGCATTTGAAAGATAGTAGTGAAACAAGGAAAGAGTAattactcttccctggtacaCATTTTCcagtgttgtttttttaaacatcacATCACTTTCCCCTCGGTCCCTGCAGCGGTCTGGTTTCATCTGTACCAACAATGCTTTCCTAACAACTAAAATAAAAGAAGATGCACCCACCACCTCCCCAAAAAATTGTGCAATCTAAATGTTCAGTATTACATTTGTTTGTAGGGTTAGGCTGTATATTTAATATCCTTTAATTTTTGTGAACTATTAcactctgtccacactatcaaactagttttgacaaataattgtgatgtgcccaaaaataTGGCAGTGCtataccaaaatatggtagtgctatgggcacatcacttttaataatacaaatttttttgccacataaaatttgatagtgtagacagagctttacacggAATAATAATCCTGGTAAAGTAACATCACAGTTCAGTTTTGTTACTATCTATATTTTTGGGTTTTTTCATATCAAAATACCAAAATGAAGATGGCTTATTTGCAGCATCTCTTTCCCGTTTGGCAAATGCAGAGAATGAAGAAACACAGTTTCCAATGTAGTGGTCCGACCTGCCCAGAATTGCCAAATCAACGTGTGGTTCACTCGGTGTCCGTTGAATGATTTTTACCTGTGCAAAAAaagcaaatattttttttttttaaacacaggAGAACCGATTGTTTAAGGTAAGTAAATATGATGTCGTTAGGCAGGAAttcatgccgatattgttggcaCTTTATGTATGGTAAATGGCGCCCCCTGCCTTAACCACTCGACCATTTGACTCTCTTTAAATAATGCTAATAGCCCAGTGGTCTCATACTTCcaaaaagttttaaatattgtagCCATACCTTGGTACCCTTCAGGTCTGTTTTCAATTCTTTTAACGAAGGATTATGATCAGTCGCTACGTACACCGCGGTAGCTTtgatctttttaataattgtctTCAATTGTTTAGCAATCATTTGTCGGTCAGGGTAACATAGTTCATAAGACATTTTGCCGTGTTCGTTGTTGCTACCGAGACACTGCGGCGACGCAAAAAACTGTTGACCGCTCGTTGCGTGTTCACAAGCTTTTTTctgaaaacaaataatttgCATATGTTAGGtataaataattactttatttcACATCAATTTGCCATTGGTTCCATGGTTTGTTCTGTGATTACCCTATTTTAGTATGTTGCTTCATTGTAGAAGCTATCACAGCGCTTGTTTGCATAAAAGCATGTGCAGGTGCTCTGTGGCATTATGTAGTGCAAAAGTTCTTACAAAGTCGGATCCTCGTCTCAGATGAACCCCAACGAACGGACCGTCAGAAAGTTCTTTTGCTATGAAGTCTTCGGCTTCGCTGTTGATGAAGTTAGACCATTGTAGAAAAATGTGCAGTTTACGATTTTCTGCATTAACGGGAAATGCGGCGGGTGCCCCGGAGAAAGCTAGCACTGGGTACGTAGAGACGGGAAACCTGTAATTGCATAAAGGAAATCATGTTAATAAATACGAACGTCTTTGTTGGTTCAATTGACACGCATGAGTAATTTTGGCCCGTACTTTTTTGGCAAGAATTCATacttgtcaaaaacacaaaatcatcatcaaacatatatgaatatataatcCATGGTCAAGTTTAATTCCACCCCCTAATTGATGGACACATGACTTTGATCAATTCCATTGTATAATCCCACTCTCCAATTCAGACTCCTGGGACATGCTTTGTCATATACATCTCCGCCTGACCCCGTTTTGAATTGATGCTGTGagaaacataatttgtttaggcctaatttaatttgtatttcacATCACGCATTGAAATTCAATAtatcatatactgtatttattagaTTACACTGGCACACCTGGCCAACGAAAGAAATAAATGGCACAAAATAGTAGAGCGCGCTATGTCCAACGATGATGAACCCTATTGATGGTGACTTTTATATAATACTTGAATGGTTTTAAATTATTGATGAACATTAGCTAACTAGTAATGTGTTCCCTTTCTAAAAATAACTCAAAGGTGATCCTAAAGCAGAGAAATATTCTGTAATACGTCACAGACCTCACGTTATCCTTCATGGTCTCTGACTATATAATGTGTTACAGTTCACATTCAATCAACGTAACACTAGATATGTGCATCATAAATTCTACTTTGACTGGAGTTTGAACCTATTACCTAATTGATAGGTAAAAGCACTTACACTTCGTgccatttttcttttatatttgaATACTGTGTTGAATAAGAGAGAGGTTGGTAGGACCGATGGTTGTCAAATTCGATTTTGAAGTTGTCCCAGAACGGTCCAAATGGATTCCCTTCCTTCATTGGACATTTTCCATTATCTCGAAATACGTAACAAATACCTGAAATATTCCAAAACATTATGTAATGTATAATTGCattgatatatatttaaatgtattgtgaATGAATGTACTACAAGATGAGGGCATATCAACTTGTTGCTCGTGTCTCCAACTGAGTACGAGTGTTGTTCCACCTTACTACGCCAAGGGTGTCGATATCTATTGTTGACAATACCATGAAAGGACCAgtggtctaaagctctgtctgcactattaAGTTTTATgcggaaaaaaaatgtgatgtgctcatataccGACataatgatatcatatcactactgtagctgggcatatcactaccatatttgggcacatcacacttgatttgtcaaaccagtttgatagtgtacacagagctttatgGTTAGGACATCAGCAGAAGCTGTCTGGTTTGAATCATGGTTCAGGAAGCTTAATTATTCCCATAGATTCCCTCATCTTTGCTGTTCgtaaaattaattacatttaaaattgtaatatttctgTGATAAACTTTGATATATCATGCAGTGTGGTGTAAgggctatgagcactcactggcaaaacccaggggccccagagGTCAGGGGCCCTGCAGGTCAAGGACCCCAGCATGAGTAACGGgcagtccaatgcaactacACAGTgtctaaaccaggggccttttGCCCTATACGTTATGCCACTACTATCATGAAGAATCCTCCAcagttatataggcctattactgatatttttaaatgccataTTCAGATAGGATACTTTGGTATCTTCACTGCATTTTGACCTTGATGTTCCTGCGGTCTGACCCCATTCATActcttaaatttaaaacaatttcctGGATAGGcctttaatttgtataattctTTTGTGAACAAGACAACTCTCCATGAACCTTCTCTAATCTATCTACAACATTTCATGTAATTGGGTAGCGAGATAAGATCTTATTGTAAACTATcggaaatttattttttaacacttAAAAATGTTACTGCCAATCCAGGCCAATAATTACCTTGACACATAAACCTTATTTAACTTATATATGCTTACTAATGAACTTGCCATTCAAAAACCTATTCCTGGTCTTAGGCATGTCAATCAGAATTTCCTTACCACATATATTCATGCCTGTAGCCTGGGGGGATTGGTAGGGTTTCCCTGAAGTATACATTTCAAATTAGAGGTTAGCTACAGGACTAGGTGCCTGCATAGCCTGGCACTTTGCCCCATTTTGGGTGAAAAGAACCTCCACATTTCTGGCTACAGGCTtgatatttgtgttttttttttaattttattaaatatgtattgctAAAGCTTGATTTCTACTTGAATGCAATGTAAGGATGTCAATGGGCTGAAAGTAATTTGACCAGTCATAATGGATCGTCAAAAATGTCGCCTTTGATTGCGACGTACCTATGTTGTTGCTTGTCTACTATTGTACTAGTCACAATAGTGACCTCATGACCTTTATTAAAGTTAATGTTTCCACATACACTAATGTTTAATAATGCATTACTATATTAATGACTTACCTGTACGTTCTCCAGGGGGCCATATAACTGGAGCAATTTCTTTCATAAATTTTTCCATAGTGATTACTCTATGAAATTTTTTTAGTGGCTCAACTTGAAAATATTTATCAAAGGGAATCTGGCTCTACGGGAACAAAATGcaaatgtaaaaattattaaataacagTGTCTCTGCTGCAGTTATCCATTTGGGTATAATCCCGCTTTTGGGACACCCGTATTAAATGCAATTCCTCGTAAAACAAATGTAGGGAGATTTTAAGTTTGAATAACAAGAAAACCAACCCCTATTACGGGGATACTTTGATTGGGCCTGAGGATGTCCCTTTAATACAGGTTCtagaaatgaattttatttAGACTTCAGGATTTACCGATTTGAAATGATTTATGGTTGAATTGTTGCTTGTGTTTTTATTCTAAGAGagtttaatttgttaataaCTTACTGAACTGGGTTTCATATATTCATACTCCACCCAGGGTggtagaattaatgttctatctAAACCCTTAGCAAAAGCTAATGCTCCTAGAAAATGATCAGCCTGGTTCCCGAATCGAcctattgaaaaaataaattatttattatcattttcattattaattagcAGAAATAACATTTCTCATTCATTGTAATAGTTGTTCAGAAAAGACCAAAAGTGACCAGGAAATTCACACACAAATAGCATTGGTCAACAGTTTTAGGATagaattgttttgatatttattctttgagacaagcatcattatttccacttgtTTTGTGGACGAAATAAAGGTATCTTATCTTATAAGATACAATAGTATAGGTGTATATCAATACAGTACATGCatgtaag
Encoded here:
- the LOC140047373 gene encoding GDP-fucose protein O-fucosyltransferase 1-like, whose translation is MEQIIGFFCKLAFLSAVGIATTSGLDIPEGFEYDKKGYVAYCPCMGRFGNQADHFLGALAFAKGLDRTLILPPWVEYEYMKPSSSQIPFDKYFQVEPLKKFHRVITMEKFMKEIAPVIWPPGERTGICYVFRDNGKCPMKEGNPFGPFWDNFKIEFDNHRSYQPLSYSTQYSNIKEKWHEVFPVSTYPVLAFSGAPAAFPVNAENRKLHIFLQWSNFINSEAEDFIAKELSDGPFVGVHLRRGSDFKKACEHATSGQQFFASPQCLGSNNEHGKMSYELCYPDRQMIAKQLKTIIKKIKATAVYVATDHNPSLKELKTDLKGTKVKIIQRTPSEPHVDLAILGRSDHYIGNCVSSFSAFAKRERDAANKPSSFWYFDMKKPKNIDSNKTEL
- the LOC140047371 gene encoding 4-trimethylaminobutyraldehyde dehydrogenase A-like isoform X2, which encodes MSVANRVKERGEELAELEVYNNGKPIWEARVDVQSVIDGLEYNSGLAPTISGQQIQLSGGSFAYTRQEPLGVCVGIGAWNFPVQIAGWKSAPALACGNTMVYKPSQFTPLSAILLAEIYKEGGIPDGVFNVLQGQAETGSLLTSHPDVAKVSFTGSVPTGQKIMESCAKDIKKITLELGGKSPLIIFADCNLENAVKGAMMANFMTQGEVCSNGTRVFVERSIKDKFVEKLLAKTKQMKIGNPMHEDTMVGAMINKQHMEKVMRYIEGAKQQGAKILCGGERIIPTDTSLSNGYFLSPCIMDNCTDDMTVVKEEIFGAAMAVLTFDTEDEVVRRANDTKFGLAGGVFTSDLTRGHRVVANIQSGTCFINNYNLYPIEMPFGGYKQSGLGRELGRSAIDSYTQTKMVYVEMGDVDCPY